Proteins co-encoded in one Aspergillus flavus chromosome 2, complete sequence genomic window:
- a CDS encoding RNA-splicing protein MRS3 yields the protein MAVSEQIPGQELEYDYEALPSNYGLGRNMLAGAFAGIAEHAVMYPVDLLKTRMQILHPANGGLYTGLTNAFSTIYRIEGWRTLWKGVSSVIVGAGPAHAVYFGTYEIVKDLAGGNVDDGHHPLAAALSGASATIASDALMNPFDVIKQRMQVHGSVHKTIVQCARSVYRTEGLQAFYVSYPTTLCMTVPFTATQFVAYESISKVMNPSGDYDPFTHCIAGGLAGAFAAGLTTPLDVVKTLLQTRGLAQNEEIRSAKGLFNAASIIKRQFGWSGFLRGARPRIISTMPSTAICWTSYEMAKAYFKRQEVA from the exons ATGGCGGTCTCCGAACAAATCCCCGGGCAGGAGTTAGAATATGA CTACGAAGCCCTCCCGTCTAACTACGGCCTCGGCCGCAATATGCTGGCTGGTGCCTTTGCAGGGATAGCG GAACACGCTGTCATGTATCCGGTGGACTTGTTGAAG ACTCGCATGCAAATCCTGCATCCTGCGAATGGCGGACTCTACACAGGTCTCACTAATGCGTTTTCCACAATCTACCGAATTGAGGGCTGGCGGACATTATGGAAGGGTGTCTCGAGCGTTATTGTCGGTGCAG GCCCCGCCCACGCTGTCTACTTTGGCACATACGAAATTGTAAAGGATCTTGCCGGTGGCAATGTCGATGACGGTCACCATCCGCTAGCTGCAG CTCTGAGTGGTGCCTCGGCGACCATTGCTAGTGACGCTTTGATGAACCCCTTCGATG TTATTAAGCAACGTATGCAAGTCCATGGCTCGGTACACAAGACTATCGTTCAGTGCGCCCGGTCTGTCTACCGAACGGAAGGTCTTCAGGCTTTCTACGTTTCCTATCCTACCACACTCTGCATGACCGTCCCCTTCACCGCTACACAGTTCGTCGCCTACGAGTCGATTTCTAAGGTTATGAACCCCTCCGGAGATTACGACCCGTTCACCCACTGCATTGCGGGTGGTCTCGCAGGCGCTTTCGCAGCTGGTCTCACGACACCACTCGACGTGGTGAAGACGCTCCTCCAGACCCGCGGTTTGGCACAGAACGAGGAAATTCGGTCGGCGAAGGGTCTTTTCAACGCCGCGTCCATTATCAAGCGGCAGTTCGGTTGGAGTGGTTTCCTGCGTGGCGCTCGTCCCCGTATCATTTCTACAATGCCCAGCACAGCCATTTGCTG GACCTCTTATGAAATGGCCAAGGCGTACTTCAAGCGCCAGGAGGTCGCCTAA
- a CDS encoding putative translation initiation factor eif-2b epsilon subunit (unnamed protein product), which produces MGPKQKGGGSKQRGNAAEEVEETLQAVVLADTFETRFEPFTLDKPRCLLPLANTPLIEYTLEFLANAGVEDVFLYGGAHSDQLEKYINASKWRSLSSPFKQLAFLKSTSTSVGDVMRDLDGKHLITGDFIVVSGDVISNLPIEGALTQHRARRAANKDAIMTMILREAGRNHRTKSSSSSPVFIIDPTKDRCLHYEEIDHHSRETTRLNIDSEIILENAELDIRQDLIDCGIDICTPDVLSLWSDSFDYQTPRTQFLYGVLKDYELNGKTIHTHIVKDHYAARVRNLKAYDAVTKDVISRWAYPLCPDTNLLPGHNYELRKGNLYQEQGVTLARSCVIGRRTVIGQGTSIGDKTTVKDTVLGRNCKIGKNVTLDGAFIWDGAVIGDGTTVRHAIVADNVQVGSKCIVEPGALLSFGVKIADGMTVSEGKRITNAPREEDGGAPESEPEVVGEGGEGYEYVPYEDEDDSDTESNASSGLVYNMAQLSLSTDSISTLSSDVSDYGHSRSGSFSSSGGDDDEEHFVHDAATSVYDSLRDGVTSDVVQLELVSLRMTANASDHQVRRAVVSAFMKRTQQLMEGGKAAGDIVRELFGKYREIIERSLFDRDRDAKPDQVDLLLLLQQDLVHRNRGDTVLLFVAKELYDLEILEEEAYEQWWDDERSSSTDEMKQVRSQTQQFVDWLANAEEEESSEEEDDDEEEESDDE; this is translated from the exons ATGGGTCCGAAGCAGAAAGGCGGTGGCTCCAAGCAGAGGGGCAATGCTGCTGAGGAAGTAGAGGAGACGTTGCAGGCTGTC GTTCTTGCCGACACCTTCGAGACGAGATTTGAACCCTTCACTCTTGACAAGCCCCGG TGTCTTTTGCCGCTAGCGAACACCCCCTTGATTGAGTATACATTGGAGTTCCTTGCGAATGCCGGTGTCGAAGACGTGTTCCTGTACGGCGGAGCACACTCGGATCAGCTGGAGAAGTATATCAA TGCGTCAAAATGGAGATCGCTATCGTCGCCGTTCAAGCAATTGGCTTTTCTCAAGTCCACTTCTACCTCCGTCGGAGACGTCATGCGCGATCTGGATGGAAAGCATCTCATTACCGGAGATTTCATCGTTGTGAGCGGAGATGTCATTAGCAACCTACCTATTGAAGGCGCTTTGACCCAACATCGGGCTCGTCGTGCGGCAAACAAGGATGCCATTATGACCATGATCTTGCGGGAGGCCGGCAGAAACCATAGAACcaagtcttcctcttcttcacccgTCTTCATTATTGACCCTACGAAGGACCGCTGTCTACATTACGAGGAGATTGATCACCATTCACGAGAGACGACCCGTCTCAATATCGACTCTGAGATCATTCTTGAGAACGCAGAGCTAGATATCCGCCAGGATCTGATTGACTGCGGCATCGATATTTGCACACCTGACGTGCTGAGTCTCTGGTCTGACAGTTTCGATTATCAAACACCTCGGACGCAATTCTTGTATGGTGTGCTGAAAGATTACGAGCTGAATGGAAAGACGATCCACACACATATCGTCAAGGATCACTACGCGGCTAGAGTGAGGAACTTAAAGGCGTATGATGCCGTTACCAAGGATGTTATTTCGAGGTGGGCGTACCCTCTGTGCCCCGACACAAACCTACTGCCGGGCCACAATTACGAACTTCGGAAGGGAAACCTATACCAAGAGCAAGGCGTGACCTTGGCTCGTTCATGTGTTATCGGCCGGCGGACAGTTATTGGACAAGGCACAAGCATCGGAGACAAGACGACAGTCAAGGATACGGTTCTGGGAAGGAATTGCAAGATTGGTAAGAATGTCACTTTAGACGGTGCCTTCATTTGGGATGGTGCTGTGATTGGCGACGGTACAACTGTACGCCATGCTATTGTTGCAGATAACGTCCAAGTTGGTAGCAAGTGCATCGTCGAGCCCGGGGCTCTCCTCTCATTTGGAGTGAAAATCGCCGACGGAATGACCGTCAGCGAAGGCAAGCGCATTACCAACGCCCCAAGGGAGGAAGATGGGGGTGCACCGGAAAGTGAACCGGAAGTCGTCGGTGAAGGCGGCGAGGGTTATGAATATGTCCCCtacgaagatgaggatgactCGGATACCGAGAGCAATGCCTCATCGGGATTGG TTTACAATATGGCGCAGCTTTCACTCTCCACAGATTCCATCTCGACCCTTTCATCTGATGTCTCAGACTACGGCCACTCCCGTTCAGGAAGCTTTAGCAGCTCAGGTGgtgacgatgacgaagaacaTTTCGTTCATGACGCTGCGACTAGTGTCTATGACAGCTTGCGCGATGGCGTCACATCAGATGTGGTGCAGCTGGAACTGGTCAGTCTACGTATGACAGCCAACGCTTCTGATCACCAAGTTCGACGCGCCGTGGTGTCGGCTTTCATGAAGCGTACTCAGCAATTGATGGAAGGTGGAAAGGCAGCCGGCGACATCGTTAGAGAGCTCTTTGGCAAGTACCGCGAAATCATCGAACGGTCCTTGTTCGACCGCGACCGCGATGCGAAGCCTGATCAAGTCGACCTATTGCTTTTGTTACAGCAAGATCTCGTACACCGCAACCGTGGCGATACAGTCCTCCTGTTTGTTGCCAAGGAATTATATGACCTAGAGATTCTAGAAGAGGAGGCATACGAGCAGTGGTGGGATGACGAGAGGTCCTCCAGTACAGACGAGATGAAACAAGTGCGCAGCCAGACCCAACAATTCGTGGATTGGCTGGCAAAcgctgaagaagaggaaagcagcgaggaagaggatgacgacgaagaggaagagagcgatgATGAGTGA
- a CDS encoding AAA ATPase, whose amino-acid sequence MMRPKPASSLQKTYDDCYLMCSTAVYFEGQNNEEEALKSWRSALETIYYHNAYRVPSKYTPKNETEKALQDSIRQLELQCRERVDLLEALRESRKDTSGKSPPFTTGYRGWIGEGTVPAVGYTDLSKPPTIPGRPPPPVTTASSESAGNETGSSVPMAGRPGLRKTQSSSAKTTSSRNSSPERRKAMPSTLRNADLKKPAKKKVSPRRKDLRPAAASQAAGLAWGSLYRTPSSEKTVSDAALASSRLTAANDPSFRKESIPPRSKSGDGVPPRKSVPPEDSGEERRSGRKLRVPGQTPRRSPAKSTPAPTSTPTSTPQAPAGIRQPSGNRTHSASVSTGSKDTVQPRASPKPSVKPKPVALRSSYQPPTPSGGSAGAATTSNNLQAGSASTPRRITPASTGEDALSDNIDRMSISRTSPERRATPRIRRAVTPPSSSDPESLGPKSTDADEDDVDVEDEDDAIMDILNKLPKGVDVATARQILNDIVVRGDEVHWDDIAGLDGAKKALKEAVVYPFLRPDLFSGLREPARGMLLFGPPGTGKTMLARAVATESKSTFFSVSASTLTSKWHGESEKLVRALFGLAKALAPSIIFVDEIDSLLSARSSGTENEASRRSKTEFLIQWSDLQRAAAGRESPRDKKAGGDPSRVLVLAATNMPWDIDEAARRRFVRRQYIPLPEHHVREKQLRTLLSHQVHDLTDQDIDALVQLTDGFSGSDITALAKDAAMGPLRNLGEALLHTPMDQIRAIRFQDFEASLSSIRPSVSQEGLKEYEDWARQFGERGG is encoded by the exons ATGATGCGTCCCAAACCGGCGTCTTCCCTCCAGAAGACCTACGATGACTGTTATCTGATGTGCTCGACTGCCGTCTACTTCGAAGGACAG aacaacgaagaagaagctttaAAGTCTTGGCGCTCCGCCCTCGAAACCATCTACTATCATAACGCCTATCGGGTTCCCTCCAAGTACACCCCCAAGAACGAAACGGAGAAGGCTCTTCAGGATTCCATCCGCCAGTTAGAGCTCCAATGTCGGGAGCGCGTCGATCTACTCGAGGCCCTCCGTGAGAGCAGAAAGGATACGTCTGGTAAATCCCCTCCATTCACCACTGGTTATCGCGGTTGGATTGGAGAGGGAACTGTCCCCGCAGTCGGGTATACCGATCTATCTAAACCGCCTACTATCCCCGGACGCCCCCCACCACCTGTCACCACTGCTAGCTCGGAGTCTGCTGGGAACGAGACGGGCTCATCAGTCCCAATGGCGGGTCGTCCCGGATTGCGCAAGACGCAATCCTCTTCGGCAAAGACTACGTCTTCTCGCAATTCCAGCCCCGAACGTCGGAAAGCGATGCCCTCTACACTACGCAACGCCGATCTGAAGAAGCCCgccaaaaagaaagtcaGCCCGCGACGAAAAGACCTGCGGCCGGCCGCAGCTTCTCAAGCCGCGGGTCTGGCCTGGGGAAGTCTTTATCGGACTCCATCATCAGAAAAGACCGTCAGCGATGCTGCCCTAGCGTCCTCCCGTCTGACCGCTGCAAATGATCCCAGTTTTCGAAAGGAGTCAATACCACCCCGTTCGAAGTCCGGCGATGGGGTACCCCCACGGAAAAGCGTGCCTCCAGAGGATTCCGGAGAGGAGCGTCGCTCCGGGAGGAAACTTCGCGTTCCCGGTCAGACACCGCGAAGGTCACCGGCGAAGTCTACTCCTGCACCAACTTCAACACCTACATCCACCCCTCAGGCTCCGGCTGGCATCCGGCAGCCGTCGGGCAATCGCACCCATTCCGCTTCTGTGTCGACAGGCTCCAAGGATACTGTTCAGCCACGTGCCTCCCCGAAGCCTTCTGTCAAACCAAAGCCCGTAGCGTTGAGGTCGTCTTACCAACCGCCTACACCCTCCGGAGGATCTGCGGGTGCTGCAACTACCTCGAACAACCTGCAGGCTGGGTCTGCAAGCACGCCACGAAGAATTACCCCTGCTTCCACTGGTGAAGATGCGTTGAGCGACAATATAGATCGCATGTCGATTTCCCGAACGAGTCCCGAACGACGGGCTACTCCGCGCATCAGGCGCGCTGTCACCCCGCCGTCATCTAGCGATCCCGAATCTCTTGGTCCCAAATCAACCGATGCCGACGAGGACGACGTGGACGttgaggacgaggatgacgcAATTATGGATATACTGAACAAGCTCCCGAAAGGGGTGGACGTGGCAACCGCCCGACAGATCCTTAACGATATTGTAGTCCGCGGGGATGAAGTACACTGGGACGACATTGCCGGTCTAGATGGGGCCAAAAAGGCCCTCAAAGAAGCCGTCGTCTATCCGTTCCTCCGTCCAGATCTGTTCTCTGGTTTGCGAGAACCAGCCCGGGGTATGCTCCTCTTTGGACCTCCAGGGACGGGTAAGACGATGCTTGCGCGCGCGGTAGCTACGGAATCCAAATCGACGTTCTTCTCGGTTTCCGCATCCACATTGACCTCGAAATGGCACGGTGAGAGCGAAAAGCTTGTCCGCGCCCTGTTCGGTCTGGCTAAGGCGCTGGCACCGTCGATCATCTTTGTGGACGAAATCGACTCACTATTGTCCGCTCGCTCGTCCGGCACAGAGAACGAGGCTTCACGACGCTCAAAGACCGAGTTCCTGATTCAGTGGTCAGATTTGCAGCGCGCCGCGGCAGGTCGTGAATCGCCTAGGGACAAGAAAGCCGGCGGAGACCCCAGCCGGGTCCTCGTCCTCGCCGCTACAAATATGCCCTGGGACATCGATGAGGCCGCGCGCCGTCGCTTCGTCCGCCGACAATATATCCCTCTTCCAGAACATCACGTCCGCGAAAAACAACTCCGGACATTACTAAGTCACCAGGTGCATGACTTGACAGATCAAGATATCGACGCTTTAGTCCAACTTACAGACG GCTTCTCAGGCTCCGACATAACAGCCCTCGCCAAAGACGCCGCAATGGGCCCCCTCCGCAACCTCGGCGAAGCCCTCCTCCACACCCCCATGGACCAAATCCGCGCCATCCGATTCCAAGACTTCGAAGCCAGTCTCTCCTCAATCCGACCCAGCGTCAGCCAGGAAGGACTAAAGGAGTATGAAGATTGGGCCCGACAATTCGGCGAGAGAGGTGGATAG
- a CDS encoding stress response regulator/HFS transcription factor: MDGGQTTTNAAPAGNSSDFVRKLYKMLEDPSYAEIVRWGDEGDSFVVLECEKFTKTILPKHFKHSNFASFVRQLNKYDFHKVRQNNEENGQSPYGQNAWEFKHPEFRANSKESLDNIRRKAPAPRKQTQNNEDSVPTQQIDLLNQQIVAQQQQIQHLSDRYAQLTVDHQIMLQEVMRVQKTVLNHEHVIHQLMTYLLSVDARQRRDSKASGPFQAQGQGGSTLSPSQVASMDDEPSSPLQHASKLLNDMNAEIQFNLGGLDSLGEPPKTGPVVATTPAMDAAPRNGVVRPSTAAAATPANPANPTNAATTALVYPKMSGEIEPVVYPVGATNGIDPMYSEHVNNVPYPMPPKQEVDDARRQFADNRKKSNHVDPGWMRSPHILLVEDDATCRQIGGKFLYSFSCVIDTAFDGLEAVNKIQDGSKYDLILMDIIMPNLDGVSACHLIRQFDRTPIIAMTSNIRSDDIQLYFQHGMDDVLPKPFTRKSLLDMLEKHLVHLKTMPQGMETAQPTAAVTMAAQSSAAQSVKEDSSPSQSPATSINNWQTPGQFQGMAAVHPNLQQVQGQYVPATPATAAAYAVDQNGVQYPTAPVALTAAAAAAARPQPRRQVSDMASAAENPNLAKRQRVYAPQPQAMVNPVQAARTG; this comes from the exons ATGGACGGTGGCCAGACCACAACCAATGCCGCCCCCGCGGGCAACTCCAGCGATTTT GTGCGGAAACTTTACAA gatgCTGGAGGATCCGTCCTACGCGGAGATTGTACGGTGGGGTGATGAAGGGGACAGTTTTGTCGTCTTGGAG TGCGAGAAATTTACGAAAACCATCCTTCCTAAGCATTTCAAACATAGCAACTTTGCCAGCTTTGTACGACAATTAAACAAGTACGACTTTCACAAAGTGAGACAAAATAATGAAGAGAATGGTCAATCACCGTACGGCCAGAAT GCATGGGAATTCAAGCACCCCGAATTCCGGGCGAACAGCAAAGAATCACTCGACAATATTCGACGGAAGGCGCCTGCCCCTCGAAAACAGACCCAGAACAACGAAGATTCCGTTCCAACGCAACAGATCGATCTCCTGAACCAGCAAATAGTGGCGCAGCAACAACAAATTCAGCATCTCTCTGATCGTTATGCACAGTTAACTGTTGACCATCAGATCATGCTACAGGAGGTTATGAGAGTCCAGAAAACAGTCCTCAATCATGAACATGTCATTCACCAGCTGATGACATATCTACTATCAGTAGATGCTCGTCAACGGCGAGACAGTAAAGCATCCGGACCTTTCCAGGCACAAGGTCAAGGGGGCTCGACCTTAAGCCCTTCCCAGGTGGCGTCGATGGACGATGAGCCTTCGTCGCCCTTGCAGCACGCGTCGAAGCTTCTTAACGATATGAATGCTGAAATTCAGTTCAACCTCGGCGGCCTTGATTCGTTAGGGGAGCCACCCAAAACAGGTCCTGTTGTGGCCACGACGCCCGCAATGGACGCTGCCCCGCGGAATGGTGTGGTGCGACCGTCAACTGCAGCCGCTGCGACCCCTGCAAACCCAGCCAACCCGACGAATGCCGCGACCACAGCCTTAGTATATCCGAAGATGAGCGGCGAGATTGAACCTGTCGTATACCCGGTGGGCGCTACTAATGGTATCGATCCGATGTACAGCGAGCATGTTAATAATGTGCCATACCCAATGCCGCCCAAGCAAGAAGTCGACGACGCTCGGAGACAGTTCGCAGACAATCGGAAGAAGAGTAACCATGTTGATCCGGGGTGGATGCGTAGTCCGCATATCTTGCTGGTCGAAGATGATGCGACGTGTCGTCAGATTGGCGGAAAGTTCCTATACTCCTTCTCTTGTGTCATTGATACTGCT TTCGACGGACTCGAGGCGGTGAACAAAATACAAGATGGCTCCAAGTACGATCTTATTCTAATGGATATAATTATGCCCAACTTGGACGGTGTCTCAGCATGTCACCTCATTCGGCAGTTTGATAGGACGCCGATCATTGCCATGACATCCAACATCCGGAGTGATGATATTCAGCTTTACTTCCAGCATG GAATGGACGATGTTCTTCCTAAGCCCTTCACGCGAAAGAGTCTACTGGATATGTTAGAAAAGCACCTGGTTCATTTGAAGACCATGCCGCAAGGCATGGAAACCGCCCAACCCACGGCGGCGGTTACAATGGCTGCGCAGAGCTCGGCAGCCCAGTCTGTCAAAGAGGATAGTTCTCCCAGCCAGTCGCCAGCTACGTCCATAAACAATTGGCAAACACCCGGCCAATTCCAGGGCATGGCCGCGGTTCACCCTAACCTGCAGCAGGTACAAGGCCAATACGTACCTGCAACTCCTGCTACTGCCGCTGCATATGCGGTAGACCAAAATGGGGTGCAGTATCCGACCGCTCCTGTGGCGCTCAcggctgcggctgcagctgcagcgcGGCCGCAACCACGACGGCAGGTCTCCGACATGGCCAGTGCTGCCGAGAACCCCAATCTCGCCAAGCGACAGCGTGTATATGCGCCCCAACCTCAAGCGATGGTCAACCCTGTACAGGCTGCACGGACTGGCTGA
- a CDS encoding EH domain binding protein epsin 2 (unnamed protein product): MSKVVRSVKNVTKGYSSVQVKVRNATSNDPWGPTGTEMAEIAALTFSSPTDFYEIMDMLDKRLNDKGKNWRHVLKSLKVLDYCLHEGSELVVTWARKNVYIIKTLREFQYVDEDGRDVGQNVRVAAKELTSLVMDEDRLRSERSDRKLWKSRVSGLDDYPGHGSEPQQPRRNERRRRPADEEDVEYRLAIEASKHEAEEERKRRAKSSMQTGEEDEDLAKAIKLSKEEEELRKRELEESNAHSLFDDTPVQAAPAQPTGYNQGYQQQSAVDWFGNPINPQQPLSTGYLNNQYAQPTGFQGQMTGMPNGYTNGFQAQPTAFDQNPYGQPQNNFLQPQATLQPQATLQPQHTAFNTNNPYGTTDMFAQQQQQPQQQQQQQQQQPQDNFLSSGSNNPWASSSPQPGDMLKPMQTGSNNPFAQRTQTQQFQTRPATSGHPSLNTLAEERATTAFNPIANYQAPVAPAPPKSTPPQMNDPHHARLNALLASGDGQDTFGNVGDLRIPAQHTAPGTFVNSAGQGLDRLRANQTGSNPFFAQQRFVPQQTGFAQQQTGFAQPTNNPWGAQKSYQQQPQAGGSLIDL; encoded by the exons ATGTCGAAAGTCGTGCGCAGTGTGAAAAATGTCACCAAGGGTTACTCGTCGGTCCAGGTCAAGGTCCGAAATG CCACGAGTAATGACCCCTGGGGCCCGACCGGTACAGAGATGGCAGAGATTGCCGCCCTGACGTTTAGCAG TCCCACCGATTTCTACGAGATTATGGACATGCTGGATAAGCGACTAAATGACAAGGGAAAGAATTGGCGTCATGTATTGAAGTCCCTGAAGGTATTAGATTACTGTCTCCACGAGGGCTCAGAGCTGGTCGTGACGTGGGCCCGGAAGAACGTCTACATCATCAAGACCCTGCGCGAGTTCCAAtatgtggatgaggatggcagAGATGTCGGACAAAACG TGCGTGTGGCTGCTAAAGAGCTCACTTCCCtggtgatggatgaagaCCGATTGCGAAGTGAACGCTCCGACCGAAAGCTGTGGAAATCTCGGGTGAGCGGGCTAGACGACTATCCAGGCCATGGAAGTGAACCACAACAACCGCGTCGAAACGAGCGCCGCCGACGTCCCgcggacgaagaagatgttgagTACCGCTTGGCGATCGAGGCGAGCAAACAtgaggccgaagaagaacGGAAGCGACGGGCGAAGAGCTCTATGCAAACCGGggaggaggacgaagatCTGGCTAAGGCCATCAAGCTgagcaaggaagaggaagaacttCGCAAGCGCGAACTTGAAGAGAGCAACGCGCATTCCCTCTTCGATGACACCCCGGTCCAGGCCGCCCCGGCGCAGCCCACCGGTTACAACCAGGGATACCAACAGCAAAGTGCGGTGGACTGGTTTGGCAACCCGATCAACCCCCAGCAACCTCTGTCGACCGGGTACTTGAACAACCAATATGCACAGCCAACCGGATTCCAGGGACAGATGACCGGAATGCCCAACGGGTACACCAACGGATTCCAAGCGCAGCCCACAGCCTTTGACCAGAACCCGTACGGTCAGCCCCAGAATAACTTCCTGCAGCCACAGGCCACGCTACAGCCCCAGGCAACCCTGCAGCCGCAGCACACGGCGTTTAACACCAACAATCCCTATGGTACCACAGACATGTTCgcacagcaacagcaacaaccccagcagcaacaacaacaacaacaacaacagccgCAAGATAACTTCCTTTCGTCGGGAAGCAATAACCCATGGGCCTCTAGCAGCCCGCAGCCGGGAGATATGTTGAAACCAATGCAGACCGGATCCAACAACCCATTCGCTCAGCGCACGCAGACACAGCAGTTCCAGACCAGGCCCGCAACGTCTGGACATCCATCCCTGAACACGCTGGCAGAAGAGCGCGCAACCACCGCTTTCAATCCAATCGCCAACTACCAGGCTCCTGTGGCACCGGCTCCACCCAAGAGTACCCCGCCTCAGATGAACGACCCGCATCACGCTCGTCTCAATGCACTCCTCGCCAGCGGCGACGGCCAAGATACCTTTGGAAACGTCGGTGATCTCCGTATACCTGCTCAACACACCGCACCAGGCACCTTCGTCAACTCTGCTGGCCAAGGTCTCGACCGCCTACGCGCCAACCAGACCGGCAGCAACCCATTCTTCGCCCAACAACGGTTCGTCCCCCAGCAAACAGGGTTCGCCCAGCAGCAAACCGGCTTCGCGCAGCCTACGAACAACCCCTGGGGTGCACAGAAATCATaccagcagcagcctcaggcTGGAGGCAGTCTGATAGATCTGTGA